A window of the Natrinema salifodinae genome harbors these coding sequences:
- a CDS encoding geranylgeranylglycerol-phosphate geranylgeranyltransferase: MTAGETVRGLLELTRPVNVIAASVLTFIGAFVAGGAASAPTAVATAVAATGLAVGAGNAINDYFDREIDRINQPDRPIPRGAVSPRGALAFSGLLFAGAVASAALLLPRLAILIAAVNLVALVAYTEVFKGLPGLGNALVAYLVGSTFLFGAAAVGNIGSAVVLFLLSAIATLTREVIKDVEDVEGDREEGLHTLPIAIGEWRSLAVAAGLLLAAVIASPVPFLRGDFGVAYLAVVVPADVVMLVAAYESFEDPTAGQSHLKYGMFLAALAFIVGRAAISVPMLG; encoded by the coding sequence ATGACAGCGGGGGAGACGGTCCGCGGGTTGCTCGAGTTGACGCGGCCGGTGAACGTGATCGCGGCGAGCGTGCTGACGTTCATCGGGGCGTTCGTCGCCGGCGGCGCGGCGTCGGCACCGACGGCGGTCGCCACCGCGGTCGCCGCGACGGGCCTGGCGGTCGGCGCTGGAAACGCGATCAACGACTACTTCGACCGGGAGATCGATCGAATCAATCAGCCCGACAGGCCGATTCCCCGGGGAGCGGTGAGCCCGCGCGGTGCACTCGCGTTCAGCGGACTGCTCTTCGCCGGTGCGGTCGCGTCGGCGGCGTTACTCCTGCCGCGCCTGGCGATCCTCATCGCGGCGGTCAATCTCGTCGCGCTGGTGGCCTACACCGAGGTCTTCAAGGGGCTGCCCGGGCTCGGAAACGCGCTCGTGGCGTACCTGGTCGGGAGCACGTTTCTCTTCGGGGCCGCGGCGGTCGGTAACATCGGGTCGGCGGTCGTCCTCTTTCTCCTGTCGGCGATTGCGACGCTGACGCGGGAGGTCATCAAGGACGTCGAGGACGTCGAGGGCGACCGCGAAGAGGGGTTGCACACGCTCCCGATCGCGATCGGGGAGTGGCGGTCGCTCGCCGTCGCCGCCGGCCTGTTGCTCGCGGCCGTGATCGCGAGTCCGGTCCCGTTCCTCCGCGGGGACTTCGGCGTCGCTTACCTGGCGGTGGTTGTCCCCGCGGACGTCGTCATGCTCGTCGCGGCCTACGAGAGCTTCGAGGACCCGACCGCCGGCCAGTCGCATCTCAAGTATGGGATGTTTCTCGCCGCGCTGGCGTTTATCGTCGGACGGGCTGCGATTTCGGTCCCGATGCTCGGTTAG
- a CDS encoding RAD55 family ATPase: protein MYDLADVLPDAELDPGTNVLVAGPPLTGKRRIAFEILASGANRDDGSIVVTTKDSADKVLEGFDEYVEEGVVPDIGVVDCVTKQRGIGTIDDDPRIKYASSPVDMTGIGIKLSEFLQEFYETRELTENRVLLHSVSTLLMYSDLQTVFRFLHVFTGRIQSADAMGLYVIDSTSHDEQTMNTLKQLFDAVIEVTETADGEEPEIRTAGLST from the coding sequence ATGTATGACCTTGCAGATGTCCTGCCGGACGCCGAACTCGACCCGGGGACGAACGTACTCGTCGCGGGCCCGCCACTGACGGGGAAACGACGGATCGCCTTCGAAATCCTCGCCAGCGGTGCGAACCGCGATGACGGGTCGATCGTCGTCACCACGAAAGACAGCGCCGACAAGGTCCTGGAGGGCTTTGACGAGTACGTCGAGGAGGGCGTCGTACCCGATATCGGCGTCGTCGATTGCGTGACCAAACAGCGCGGGATCGGGACCATCGACGACGATCCGCGGATCAAGTACGCCTCCTCGCCCGTCGACATGACCGGGATCGGAATCAAGCTCTCGGAGTTCCTCCAGGAGTTCTACGAGACTCGCGAACTCACGGAGAACCGCGTGCTCTTGCACTCCGTCTCGACGCTGTTGATGTACTCCGACTTACAGACCGTGTTCCGGTTCCTCCACGTCTTCACCGGTCGGATCCAGAGCGCCGACGCGATGGGACTGTACGTCATCGACTCGACGTCACACGACGAGCAGACGATGAACACGCTCAAACAGCTGTTCGACGCGGTCATCGAGGTCACGGAGACGGCCGACGGCGAGGAGCCCGAGATCCGAACGGCCGGGCTCTCGACGTAG
- a CDS encoding CoA-binding protein — MPVESADELEEILASETIAVVGCSRTPGKAAHDVPKYLLDHGYDVIPVNPHADEIFGRQAADSLAAVEDEIDVVCVFRPSEEVAGIVDAALARDDVDVIWTQQGIRDDQAAARAEAEGRRVVQNRCMKVQHRRLVA; from the coding sequence ATGCCAGTCGAATCCGCGGACGAACTCGAGGAGATTCTCGCGTCCGAAACGATCGCCGTCGTCGGCTGCTCCAGAACGCCCGGCAAGGCCGCCCACGACGTGCCGAAGTACCTGCTCGATCACGGCTACGACGTGATCCCGGTCAACCCCCACGCGGACGAAATATTCGGCCGCCAGGCCGCCGACTCCCTCGCGGCGGTCGAGGACGAGATCGACGTGGTCTGTGTCTTCCGGCCCAGCGAGGAGGTCGCCGGCATCGTCGACGCAGCCCTCGCGCGCGACGACGTCGACGTCATCTGGACCCAGCAGGGCATCCGCGACGACCAGGCGGCGGCCCGCGCCGAGGCCGAGGGCCGACGGGTCGTCCAGAACCGGTGCATGAAGGTCCAGCACCGACGGCTCGTCGCCTGA
- a CDS encoding class 1 isoprenoid biosynthesis enzyme, whose amino-acid sequence MSRLPDALPSDAAVSPALRTKLEHYADQGGLLGTFTYFFASLETDGEDLAATLASIPTDCFAASALHDDAIDQGGVDTDTAADEWSGDRKRRLNEHISAGDLVFANVIDAVGAAPADVDLTPVLETIREIGAGQLAEETFDATTASVDDAIARVEARGSVWGDLAADLVGATGSYSETQLESVRTIATNGLFVLTIIDDLADLPADIDNDVATLPLVCFDGDPDAYRSTEELVDAVLASDVPDRLRDLVDRRRAAIDAAAADLWASLEHSDRALLDAAFRALTWYRESVCSVPVAETVPSTARPALREHLTGDAATRRAFVADRLDALPIAVPVDPEDASATLADLPDDRLVRTAVLCRHVGTLADSLMPTTLDDALAELRGASTATP is encoded by the coding sequence ATGAGTCGGCTGCCCGACGCCCTCCCGTCCGACGCGGCGGTCTCGCCCGCCCTCCGGACGAAACTCGAGCACTATGCTGATCAGGGCGGCCTGCTGGGGACGTTCACGTACTTCTTTGCGTCTCTCGAGACCGACGGCGAGGATCTCGCCGCGACGCTCGCGTCGATCCCGACCGATTGCTTCGCGGCGAGTGCGCTCCACGACGACGCGATTGATCAGGGTGGTGTCGATACCGATACCGCCGCCGACGAGTGGTCCGGCGACCGAAAGCGACGGCTGAACGAACACATCTCGGCGGGGGACCTCGTCTTCGCGAACGTTATCGACGCCGTCGGCGCGGCGCCGGCCGACGTCGACCTGACCCCGGTCCTCGAGACGATCCGCGAGATCGGCGCCGGGCAACTCGCGGAGGAGACGTTCGACGCAACGACGGCGTCCGTCGACGACGCAATCGCTCGCGTCGAAGCCCGCGGGAGCGTCTGGGGCGACCTCGCGGCCGACCTCGTCGGCGCGACCGGGTCCTACTCCGAAACGCAACTCGAGTCCGTCCGGACGATCGCGACGAACGGCCTGTTCGTACTGACCATCATCGACGACCTGGCGGACCTCCCGGCGGATATCGACAACGACGTCGCGACCCTGCCGCTCGTCTGTTTCGATGGCGATCCAGACGCGTATCGCTCGACCGAGGAACTGGTCGACGCGGTTCTCGCCTCCGACGTGCCCGACCGCCTCCGGGACCTCGTCGACCGGCGCCGGGCCGCGATCGACGCCGCCGCCGCGGACCTGTGGGCGTCGCTCGAGCACTCCGACCGAGCGCTGCTCGACGCCGCGTTCCGCGCGCTGACGTGGTATCGCGAGTCGGTCTGTTCGGTTCCGGTCGCCGAGACCGTCCCGTCAACGGCCCGGCCCGCGCTCCGCGAGCACCTGACCGGCGACGCGGCGACCAGGCGCGCCTTCGTCGCCGACCGGCTCGATGCGCTCCCGATCGCCGTCCCGGTCGACCCCGAGGACGCGAGCGCGACGTTGGCCGACCTGCCGGACGACCGCCTGGTACGGACGGCGGTCCTCTGTCGGCACGTCGGGACGCTGGCCGACTCGCTGATGCCGACGACGCTGGACGACGCCCTCGCGGAGTTGCGAGGCGCGTCGACGGCGACGCCGTGA
- a CDS encoding PLP-dependent cysteine synthase family protein, translated as MTTHEEPVDSVLETIGRTPLVRLQNGPEGVPIYAKLETFNPGASVKDRIGQYMLERMLERGDVPPSGTIIEPTAGNTGIGLAIAAEQLGLDAIFVVPERFSVEKQQLMAALGAEVINTPTEDGMDGAIARAHDLADELDDAAVPQQFSNPLNAEAHYETTAPEIYEALDGEVGAVVVGCGTAGTLMGIARYALEQDPDTHVVAVEPEGSVYGELFEEDREEAEYKIEGIGTHDTTTNELFDPDLIDDVLAIADRDAHAELKRLAREEGHLVASSAGAASVASKRVAQQIADGDVEAPHETVVTIFPDSSERYLSKGIYRSFEEWTS; from the coding sequence ATGACGACCCACGAGGAGCCGGTGGATTCGGTGCTCGAGACGATCGGTCGAACACCGCTCGTTCGGCTCCAGAACGGTCCCGAGGGGGTCCCGATCTACGCGAAACTCGAGACGTTCAACCCCGGGGCCAGCGTCAAGGATCGCATCGGCCAGTACATGCTCGAACGAATGCTCGAGCGCGGCGACGTCCCGCCTAGCGGGACGATCATCGAACCGACCGCCGGGAACACGGGCATCGGCCTGGCGATCGCGGCCGAACAACTGGGTCTGGACGCAATCTTCGTCGTTCCGGAGCGATTCAGCGTGGAGAAACAGCAGCTGATGGCGGCGCTGGGCGCCGAGGTCATCAACACGCCCACGGAGGACGGCATGGACGGGGCGATCGCGCGCGCCCACGATCTGGCCGACGAACTCGACGACGCCGCCGTCCCCCAGCAGTTCTCGAACCCGTTGAACGCGGAGGCCCACTACGAGACGACCGCCCCCGAGATCTACGAGGCGCTCGACGGGGAGGTCGGCGCGGTCGTCGTCGGGTGTGGCACCGCCGGCACGCTCATGGGAATCGCCCGCTACGCGCTCGAACAGGATCCCGACACCCACGTCGTCGCCGTCGAACCCGAGGGCTCGGTGTACGGCGAACTCTTCGAGGAGGACCGCGAGGAAGCCGAGTACAAGATCGAGGGGATCGGCACCCACGACACCACAACCAACGAACTGTTCGACCCCGATCTGATCGACGACGTCCTCGCCATCGCGGATCGCGACGCCCACGCGGAACTCAAACGCCTGGCGCGCGAGGAGGGCCACCTGGTCGCCTCGAGCGCGGGGGCCGCAAGCGTCGCGTCGAAACGAGTTGCCCAACAGATCGCCGACGGCGACGTCGAGGCGCCCCACGAGACGGTCGTGACGATCTTCCCGGATTCGAGCGAGCGCTACCTCTCGAAGGGGATCTACCGGTCGTTCGAGGAGTGGACTTCGTAA
- a CDS encoding DUF5798 family protein: MGLGSTAKKIQGLSDRAEAMYKQVQKLQQRITSLEEEMDETHDTVTRMDHQLTEQRELLLAIAEEQGIDGEQILAEAAIDEAEFANAEADAGDATDSDADDSTASDASDATAE; the protein is encoded by the coding sequence ATGGGACTCGGCAGTACTGCAAAGAAGATTCAGGGCCTCTCGGATCGGGCCGAGGCGATGTACAAGCAGGTACAGAAACTCCAGCAGCGGATCACCAGCCTGGAAGAGGAAATGGACGAGACGCACGACACGGTCACGCGGATGGACCACCAGCTTACCGAGCAGCGCGAACTCCTGCTGGCGATCGCCGAGGAGCAGGGGATCGACGGCGAGCAGATCCTGGCCGAAGCGGCGATCGACGAGGCCGAATTCGCGAACGCGGAGGCGGACGCCGGCGACGCGACCGACTCCGACGCGGACGACTCGACGGCGAGCGACGCCTCCGACGCGACCGCCGAGTGA